A window of Candidatus Jettenia caeni contains these coding sequences:
- a CDS encoding type IV fimbrial assembly protein PilB, translated as MRQEEVDDAVQFIRSSKTLGGEDIFINLGYTVQDETAKIPDSPTGLPSIELTNVDLTPEILRSVPEDMVRRHLLVPVNNEDGMVTIALSNPPNSTVLDDIRFFIGQKVKFVMAEKDHIEGLIQRYYSNSMDLVSAGLQQTVRRSAEPVLSYDDDTIVELVNTIISDAISMNASDIHIEPLETRLRVRYRVDDFCYEVNSFEKRLQPTIISRIKVMAGLDLAEKRLPQDGRAKIQQSGIDVSIRVSTLPVIHGEGIVLRILDKSNVRKGLRTLGLLEEDYNQLSSIVAIPDGMMIISGPTGSGKTTTLYAMLNELMSPEIKIITIEDPVEYTLDGVNQIQVSAEHGRGFSRILKHILRHDPNVIMVGEMRDLESVEIAMRSSLTGHKVMSTLHTNDAPSVITRLINIGLPPFMINASVQAVIYQRLVRTLCKKCRIPFKPAEDEVLSWMRKEGEEEFDGSWYVEKDAMWFSPAGCKECNFSGYKGRTALFEIMTLNEEIKELTKKGASSMVIRKAALEQGMRAIRVDGIRKAMKGITSIYEVLRVT; from the coding sequence ATGCGGCAAGAAGAAGTTGATGATGCAGTGCAATTCATAAGGAGCAGCAAGACATTGGGTGGAGAAGATATCTTTATCAATCTTGGCTATACCGTTCAAGATGAAACAGCAAAGATACCCGATTCACCAACAGGGTTACCATCCATTGAATTAACCAATGTAGACTTAACCCCGGAAATACTTCGGTCTGTTCCGGAAGATATGGTAAGAAGGCATTTGCTTGTACCTGTTAATAACGAGGATGGGATGGTAACTATTGCTTTATCAAATCCGCCAAATTCGACCGTTCTTGATGACATACGATTCTTCATAGGTCAAAAAGTAAAATTCGTTATGGCAGAGAAGGATCATATAGAAGGATTGATTCAGAGATATTATTCAAACAGCATGGACCTTGTGTCTGCAGGGTTACAACAAACAGTGCGCCGTTCCGCGGAACCCGTTCTGTCCTATGATGACGATACCATTGTTGAATTGGTGAATACCATCATATCAGATGCCATTTCTATGAATGCCAGTGATATACATATTGAGCCACTGGAGACACGGCTCAGGGTTCGTTACCGGGTTGATGATTTTTGTTATGAGGTCAATTCCTTTGAGAAAAGATTACAGCCTACGATTATCTCTCGTATCAAGGTAATGGCAGGGCTCGACCTTGCGGAAAAGAGATTGCCACAAGACGGCAGGGCTAAAATACAGCAGTCCGGGATAGATGTCAGTATAAGGGTCTCAACCTTACCTGTTATTCATGGCGAGGGTATTGTATTACGGATACTGGATAAATCGAATGTGCGCAAGGGGCTGAGAACCTTGGGGCTGCTTGAAGAAGATTACAACCAGCTAAGCTCAATTGTTGCTATACCCGATGGGATGATGATTATTTCAGGGCCAACAGGGAGCGGGAAAACAACAACGCTGTATGCCATGCTGAATGAACTGATGAGCCCTGAGATAAAAATTATTACTATTGAAGATCCTGTGGAATATACCCTTGACGGAGTGAATCAAATCCAGGTAAGTGCTGAACATGGCCGTGGGTTCAGCAGAATCCTGAAACATATTTTACGGCACGATCCGAACGTTATTATGGTAGGAGAGATGCGTGATCTGGAATCGGTTGAGATTGCCATGCGCTCTTCGCTGACCGGTCATAAGGTTATGAGTACCCTTCATACCAATGACGCCCCATCGGTTATTACCCGGTTAATCAATATAGGGCTTCCTCCATTTATGATTAATGCTTCAGTACAGGCAGTTATCTATCAACGGTTAGTAAGGACGTTGTGTAAAAAATGCAGAATTCCTTTCAAGCCTGCAGAGGATGAGGTTTTATCCTGGATGAGAAAGGAAGGAGAAGAGGAGTTTGATGGAAGCTGGTATGTTGAAAAGGACGCGATGTGGTTCAGTCCGGCGGGATGCAAGGAATGTAATTTTAGTGGTTATAAGGGAAGAACCGCTCTCTTTGAGATTATGACCCTGAACGAAGAGATAAAGGAGTTAACAAAAAAAGGGGCATCATCGATGGTGATCAGGAAGGCGGCATTAGAACAGGGTATGCGGGCTATAAGAGTAGATGGGATCAGGAAGGCCATGAAGGGGATAACATCGATATACGAGGTATTGAGGGTTACCTGA